In Gopherus flavomarginatus isolate rGopFla2 chromosome 1, rGopFla2.mat.asm, whole genome shotgun sequence, a single genomic region encodes these proteins:
- the LOC127047073 gene encoding zinc finger protein 664-like isoform X2 encodes MGWGGEEWMLWGTTKDTGSRATEPASPHLSRGERVTLTAKKPEGSKAVGRSLQKKMEEKRGEKRKAAELDDNRKKRIHTEERPYKCCECGKSFAQSSNLTAHQRIHTGERPYECCLFSPLSLHGDMEKIQIQFNQQERIL; translated from the exons atggggtggggcggagaagaatggatgttatgggggacaacaaaggatactggttccagagccacagagcctgcctcacctcacctcagccggggggaaagagtcacactcacag CCAAGAAGCCAGAAGGCAGCAAAGCAGTTGGTCGGTCCCTTCAAAAGAAGATGGAGGAGAAGCGAGGGGAGAAACGGAAAGCAGCTGAGCTGGATGACAACAGAAAGAAG agaatccacacagaagAGCGACCCTacaaatgctgtgagtgtgggaaaagctttgctCAGAGCTCAAATCTTACtgcacatcagaggatccacacaggagagagaccctatgaatgct GTTTGTTTTCCCCCCTATCCCTGCATGGTGACATGGAGAAAATTCAAATACAGTTCAatcaacaggagagaatactCTAA